Below is a genomic region from Rhodococcus sp. WMMA185.
CCAGTCCGACACCAGCACGTCGGCACCCTCGAGCAACGCCCTTCGCGCGGAGGCAAACCCGATTCCGGTTCCGGCAGCGGCGGTGACGACGACCTTCTTGCCTTTCAACAGGTCGTGCCCCTCCGTCTCGACGGGCGCGGTCGCAAGGGGTGAGCTCACAGTGGGTCTGTTCACGGTCGTACCTCTCGGGGAAGTCCGAGCGCGCGCTCGGAGATGATGTTGCGCTGGATCTCGTTGGATCCGCCGTAGATCGTGTCGGCACGGGTGAAGAGGAACAGCCGCTGCCATTCGTCGAGTTCGAGATGTTCGGGGTCGGTGACGTCCGATGTCGGGCCCGTCGGGGCGAGCAGCGAATCCGCCGACCGAACCTCCATCGCCAACTGTCCGAGATCGCGGTGCCAGTTGGCCCAAAGCAGTTTGGCGACGGACGCTTCCGAGCCGGAAGCACCCGCTTCGAGTGTGCGCATGGCATGGGCCCGCATCACGCGCAGCCCTATCCAGGCTCGGGCAATCTTCTCCCGAATGTTCGGATCCATATCTGCGCCATTGGCTTTCGCGAGATCGACGATACCTTGCAGCTCCCTCGCGAACCCGATCTGCTGACCGAGTGTGGAGACGCCACGCTCGAAGGTCAACAGCCCCATCGCGACCCGCCAGCCGTCCCCCGGCTCCCCGACCACCAGATCGGCCTCCGTCACCGCGTCGTCGAAGAAGACCTCGTTGAACTCGGATGTGCCGGTAAGTTGCTGGATCGGGCGGACGGTCACGCCCGGCTGATCGAGCGGCACCAGCAGGAAGCTCAGGCCCCGGTGCCGTTTCGAGCCCGGTTCGGTGCGGCACAGCACGAACGCCCATTGCGCGACATGGGCGAGGGACGTCCATATCTTCTGCCCGTTGATCACCCACCTGTCGCCATCGAGTCGTGCCGTGGTCGACACGTTGGCGAGATCGGAACCCGCGCCCGGCTCGGAATAGCCCTGCGCCCACAGCTCCGTCACGGTCTTGATACCGGGAAGGAAGCGGCGCTTCTGTTCCTCGGTGCCGAACGCAATGAGCGTGGGGCCGAGCAGCTCCTCGCCGATATGGCTGACCCGCGCCGGTGCCCCCGACTTCGCGTATTCCTGATGAAACTGCACCTGCTGCGCCAGGGTGGCTCCAAGGCCGCCGTACTCCTGCGGCCAGCCGAGGCAGGTCCACCCTGCGGCAGCGAGGTGTCGGTCCCAGGCAAGCCGCTCCTCGAAACACTCGTGCTCGCTGCCGGGCCCGCC
It encodes:
- a CDS encoding acyl-CoA dehydrogenase family protein gives rise to the protein MDQSESPDEPITNGNLDGDFDADSDGDFSRTVRTWLADNLTGDFGRLRGKGGPGSEHECFEERLAWDRHLAAAGWTCLGWPQEYGGLGATLAQQVQFHQEYAKSGAPARVSHIGEELLGPTLIAFGTEEQKRRFLPGIKTVTELWAQGYSEPGAGSDLANVSTTARLDGDRWVINGQKIWTSLAHVAQWAFVLCRTEPGSKRHRGLSFLLVPLDQPGVTVRPIQQLTGTSEFNEVFFDDAVTEADLVVGEPGDGWRVAMGLLTFERGVSTLGQQIGFARELQGIVDLAKANGADMDPNIREKIARAWIGLRVMRAHAMRTLEAGASGSEASVAKLLWANWHRDLGQLAMEVRSADSLLAPTGPTSDVTDPEHLELDEWQRLFLFTRADTIYGGSNEIQRNIISERALGLPREVRP